One window of the Chryseobacterium camelliae genome contains the following:
- a CDS encoding DUF4197 family protein → MKKYIIIVALALGTGAVINSAMQSCTSLATTDLGLSVIKRLLLNGIDKGMNIYSSKEAFLQNNMVDRALPKQLRDINSTLEKIAPSLVAKEREYIAEAAAYTVNTSRPILQNAVNSLTAQDVTRIIQGTTATQILKEKASQQLIAAIAPKVDEKLNQYGIVKTINTALSGNSLLGGLLGGSSSNTRVNAGGLSQLASEQLVNGLFYIIEDYEQQNSRALLGPLGK, encoded by the coding sequence ATGAAAAAGTATATCATTATTGTCGCACTGGCCTTAGGTACCGGCGCAGTCATTAATTCTGCCATGCAGTCATGCACCAGCCTCGCCACTACAGATCTCGGATTATCCGTGATCAAAAGGTTACTCCTTAACGGTATCGACAAAGGCATGAATATTTACAGCAGCAAAGAAGCTTTCCTTCAGAATAATATGGTAGACCGTGCTTTACCGAAGCAATTGCGCGATATCAACAGTACGCTGGAAAAAATTGCTCCCTCCTTAGTAGCCAAAGAAAGGGAATATATAGCAGAAGCTGCTGCCTATACCGTAAATACTTCAAGGCCTATCCTGCAGAATGCTGTCAACAGCCTTACGGCCCAGGATGTAACGAGGATCATCCAGGGAACAACGGCAACGCAGATCCTAAAGGAAAAGGCATCCCAACAGCTCATTGCCGCCATTGCCCCAAAAGTGGATGAAAAACTCAACCAATACGGCATTGTAAAAACCATCAATACGGCACTTTCCGGAAACAGCTTATTAGGCGGGCTGTTAGGCGGAAGCAGCAGCAATACAAGGGTTAATGCGGGCGGACTGAGCCAGCTGGCCTCGGAACAGCTGGTTAACGGCCTGTTCTATATCATTGAAGACTATGAGCAGCAGAACTCCAGGGCACTGCTCGGGCCCCTTGGAAAATAA